A window of Rhinatrema bivittatum chromosome 2, aRhiBiv1.1, whole genome shotgun sequence contains these coding sequences:
- the LOC115083480 gene encoding oocyte zinc finger protein XlCOF26-like isoform X2: MHTDPLRVDNKVAQEMIKEENREHSIKWRLHAKNANVSKGPECRETRRIWQESEKKQRDPARDSSDENTECERSDRELTDIPEHQRHPRAERAFQSNNSDHMTSELHQGKRNRKKSFLCDTCGKSFENKSCLLSHQESHTGERSFSCSECGKYFTRKQYLRKHEKIHTREKPYPCSECGKSFTRKDSVIEHQKFHMGLRPFNCTECGKCFVLKKHLTAHHRTHTGEKPFPCSECEKRFCNRRELNRHKKTHTGERAFPCTECNKAFTRKEGLHIHQRTHTGEKPFPCPECGKMFSRQDLVLSHYRKHHQPPTMRKKPPYLFSV, encoded by the coding sequence ATAATAAGGTGGCACAGGAAATGATAAAAGAGGAGAATAGAGAACATTCCATAAAATGGAGactgcatgcaaaaaatgccaatGTTTCCAAGGGTCCTGAGTGCAGAGAGACGAGGAGAATTTGGCAGGAGTcagagaagaagcagagagaccctgcaAGAGACTCATCGGATGAAAACACCGAGTGTGAGAGAAGTGACAGGGAGCTCACAGACATCCCTGAGCACCAGAGACACCCGAGAGCAGAGAGAGCCTTCCaaagtaataacagtgatcaCATGACTTCTGAACTCCATCAGGGaaagaggaacaggaagaaatCCTTTCTGTGTGACACCTGCGGGAAAAGCTTTGAAAATAAATCATGCTTACTATCTCACCAAGAAAGCCACACAGGAGAGAGGTCCTTTTCGTGCTCAGAATGTGGAAAATATTTCACACGGAAGCAATATctaagaaaacatgagaaaattcATACAAGAGAGAAACCATatccatgttctgaatgtgggaaaagtttCACTCGTAAGGATTCAGTAATAGAACACCAGAAGTTCCACATGGGTTTGAGACCATTTAACTGTACTGAATGTGGGAAATGCTTTGTTTTAAAAAAGCATCTAACAGCACATCATAGAacacacacaggagagaaaccttttCCATGCAGTGAATGTGAGAAACGTTTCTGTAATCGTAGAGAGCTCAATAGGCATAAAAAAACCCACACCGGAGAGAGAGCCTTTCCATGCACAGAATGCAATAAAGCTTTCACAAGAAAGGAAGGCCTACACATTCACCAGAGAactcacacaggagagaaaccatttccaTGTCCTGAATGTGGGAAAATGTTCAGTCGCCAGGATCTCGTACTGTCTCACTATCGAAAGCATCATCAGCCACCAACAATGAGGAAGAAACCCCCATACCTTTTCTCAGTGTGA